CGGCGGTGGTGTCATCCGCACTGATAACATAGTAAGGAAGCGTTCCGCTGGGGACACCGTAATCCACGTAGCCAACCAGACCGTCCGTGTCACCCCAGCCGATGGTTGCGAAGGAGACTGTGTCCATGTTGACGGACATGGTAATGCTCACCCCGGAATCACCGTGGGTGTAGATGTCGATGTAGTTACCGGCATCCAGGCGCACCAGCATGTCGGTCATGAAGACCTCGCCCATGAACTGGCCCATGGTGGTGTCGGCGCCTAGGGCCACGTCGGCAGTGAAACTGGCCATGGTGATGTCGAAGGTACCCGGGTTGATGCGCACATAAGTGCGATCGACGGTGCCGTCGTTGTAGGTTGCGTCAGTGGCCACGTCGATGGTCAGGAACTCGAGTTGCGCAATCAGAGTAGCATCGCCGGAAAGGGCCCAATCGTCGCGGGCGCGGGCGCGCAGGGTGTCTATAACCATGTTCTGCAGGCCTACATAGCCGCCCTCCCCGGAAGTGCCGGAAATACCGTCGTCATCGCCCCAGGCGGCGGTGCCGATGGTGGCGTCAACTTGTACATCAACATTGATGGAGACACCGGCCTGACCGGTGACGCTGTCCAGAGTGGAGTCTTCGAGCATTTCAAGGCCGAATGCTGAGAAGGGGATCAGCATCAAGGTGAGTGCTACAGCTAAAATCTTTTTCATTTGTCATGTTCTCCTATGATAAGATGTTTGAACTCTTACCACAGGCGGCCCGACCATCCGGATTGAGCTGATAGGGTGTAGCTGATAGCTGATAGTTGAAGGTTGATTTCCTTTTCTATGAGCTATGAGCCATGAACTATGAGCTAACAACTCGGATTCGTGACTTTCCGTCCTCCGGTTGCCCGGAGTTTGGCTTTATCTATGGCTCCTCACGAAACTTCCTCCTTTTGCATTCGAGCCGGTTTGATGCGCAAAACCCTGATCCGATTGTTGCCCATTGGTCCTTCCGTCTCGAATGCCTCTTCGGTTTCATCACCTCCTTTCGTACTCCGGTTAATTGGTTTAGTTGATTTTGAATTCTTAATTTTGAGTTTTGAATTGTTAAACGGAATCAACTCCTTCATTCAAAATTAAAAATTCAACATTCAAAATTGCCTTTCCTCTGCTCACAGCCTAGTTTATCCCCCCAAAGCGGGGCTTCGCTCGAGGCGCAGAGCACGCAGTGCATTTTCAGCCTAAAGGGCTCCTCCCCCATGCTCTCTGCGTCCTCTGCGTCTCTGCGGTGAACATAAGTCCTCTCCTCATTATCCCAAATTTGCGATGATCCAATCGCATATCTCACATCCAAGATCACAAGCCTATTCAGTCGTGCTACTCCTCGATGCCGTGCCAAAATCAAACCAAATCCCCGGATTGTTGCCATCCACGTTGATGTGGATCATGAATGGGTCATCAGTGAACGTGTAGGTTTCCTCACCGACAGTGCTGTCCCGTGATACATTGGCACCGAGTTCACTGAGGCTGGCGAAGTTTGCGGTCAGTGTGCCGGTGGCGCTTTGAAATCCCAAGGTGACGCTTTTCAATTCGCGGATAGCGGCATTGTTGACATT
This window of the uncultured Desulfosarcina sp. genome carries:
- a CDS encoding DUF6160 family protein; this encodes MKKILAVALTLMLIPFSAFGLEMLEDSTLDSVTGQAGVSINVDVQVDATIGTAAWGDDDGISGTSGEGGYVGLQNMVIDTLRARARDDWALSGDATLIAQLEFLTIDVATDATYNDGTVDRTYVRINPGTFDITMASFTADVALGADTTMGQFMGEVFMTDMLVRLDAGNYIDIYTHGDSGVSITMSVNMDTVSFATIGWGDTDGLVGYVDYGVPSGTLPYYVISADDTTAGYVGLAGLEMTELTVSGTVTFDVLTNLADMDALDVANLYAIWLAYNPSGVSSSFVHIGLDAVTITLDEMVGEVQVGSSAALGEGTLGDFYVADVVATVNGWVDIFAH